The following are encoded together in the Lacipirellulaceae bacterium genome:
- a CDS encoding ThuA domain-containing protein yields the protein MLTRNVLYLVVTLALVVVLAGKAAHAREQIGQPDSDTSAEDSKYILLISTKLDHPWATHMYRQGCNLLAACLNNTPGVKAIVSPEDDWPKDPAALKGVDAIVFYSRPAGDLLLHPRRRNQAMKLLKSGVGLTAIHWATGTTDDQYGPEYMNLLGGWFSFAHAGLKVDKRLLQQAKADHPVCKGWKPYKLRDEFYLNLKFSEQAQPILQVNVDGVEQTVAWCLERPNSKGGRSFGTTLGHFHDNFTIDEFRRAIVNGILWTAHVELPKTGADVTIPKAKLTLPDPPPPKPVEPIKDELPKLEAVESQ from the coding sequence ATGCTCACTCGCAACGTCTTGTACTTAGTCGTCACGCTCGCCCTTGTAGTGGTTCTCGCGGGAAAAGCAGCTCACGCGAGAGAGCAAATAGGACAACCCGATTCAGACACGAGTGCAGAAGATTCGAAGTATATTCTTCTCATCTCTACCAAGCTCGATCATCCCTGGGCAACCCATATGTATCGCCAGGGGTGCAATTTGCTTGCGGCGTGCCTGAACAATACCCCGGGCGTGAAAGCGATCGTCTCACCCGAAGACGACTGGCCCAAGGACCCGGCAGCGTTAAAAGGTGTTGACGCGATTGTTTTCTATTCCCGTCCGGCAGGGGACCTCTTGCTTCATCCGCGCCGACGCAACCAGGCGATGAAATTGCTCAAGTCAGGTGTTGGGCTCACGGCCATTCATTGGGCGACCGGTACGACGGACGACCAGTACGGCCCTGAGTACATGAACCTGTTGGGAGGATGGTTCAGTTTTGCTCACGCAGGACTGAAAGTTGACAAGCGGTTACTTCAGCAAGCGAAGGCTGATCACCCGGTGTGCAAGGGATGGAAACCCTATAAGTTGCGTGATGAGTTCTATCTGAATCTGAAATTTAGCGAACAGGCCCAACCAATTCTGCAAGTGAACGTCGACGGTGTCGAGCAGACCGTAGCGTGGTGTCTCGAACGCCCCAATAGTAAGGGTGGGCGCAGCTTCGGCACCACTTTAGGACATTTCCACGACAACTTCACGATCGACGAGTTTCGTCGTGCCATCGTGAATGGAATCCTCTGGACGGCCCACGTCGAGCTTCCAAAAACCGGCGCTGATGTGACCATTCCGAAAGCCAAACTAACTTTGCCAGACCCACCCCCACCAAAGCCCGTCGAACCGATCAAGGACGAGCTGCCCAAATTGGAAGCGGTTGAATCTCAGTAG
- a CDS encoding phosphoenolpyruvate hydrolase family protein, with the protein MTPSRESILNRFRDKIANGLPIIGGGAGTGISAKCEEAGGIDLIVIYNSGRYRMAGRGSLAGLMPYGNANQIVKEMAHEVLTAVKQTPVLAGVCGTDPFMLRDSFLRELKEIGFAGIQNFPTVGLIDGTFRANLEETGMGFTLEVDCVAAAHELDLLTTPYAFDADQSRLLTEAGADLIVAHMGLTTSGSIGAQTALTLEMCLPRIQEIAEAARTVREDVIVLCHGGPIAQPSDAQYVIENLDIVDGFYGASSVERLPTEVAITAQVEEFTRIRRKR; encoded by the coding sequence GTGACTCCTTCTAGAGAAAGCATCCTCAATCGATTTCGTGACAAGATCGCCAATGGACTACCGATTATTGGCGGTGGCGCTGGCACAGGAATTAGCGCCAAGTGCGAGGAAGCGGGTGGCATCGATTTGATCGTCATCTATAACTCCGGTCGTTACCGAATGGCGGGACGAGGCTCGCTGGCTGGGCTGATGCCATACGGAAACGCGAATCAGATCGTGAAAGAGATGGCTCACGAAGTCCTCACGGCCGTCAAGCAGACCCCAGTCCTAGCCGGCGTTTGTGGAACGGACCCCTTCATGCTTCGTGATTCCTTCCTGCGTGAATTAAAAGAGATCGGATTTGCCGGCATCCAAAATTTCCCGACCGTCGGTCTGATAGATGGAACGTTCCGCGCAAATCTGGAAGAGACGGGTATGGGATTCACCCTGGAAGTCGACTGCGTGGCGGCAGCTCACGAACTCGATTTATTGACCACTCCTTACGCTTTCGATGCTGACCAATCGAGGCTGCTTACCGAGGCAGGGGCCGACCTGATTGTGGCTCACATGGGATTAACGACATCCGGATCGATCGGTGCACAAACCGCTTTAACCTTGGAAATGTGCCTGCCACGTATTCAAGAGATTGCAGAAGCGGCTCGCACTGTGCGTGAGGATGTTATCGTCCTCTGCCACGGCGGCCCCATAGCGCAGCCATCGGACGCTCAATACGTCATTGAGAATCTCGACATCGTGGACGGCTTCTACGGTGCGAGCTCGGTGGAGAGGCTACCGACCGAAGTGGCCATCACGGCACAAGTAGAAGAGTTCACACGAATTCGTCGCAAGCGGTAA
- a CDS encoding Gfo/Idh/MocA family oxidoreductase — protein sequence MSLHRLSRRQFLTTSASATVTAPMIISATALGLGRPSPSNRVTVGFIGVGFKGLQGCFGSLVQSFMANPVCQAVAVCDINRNYLDNAKATIDTFYGNQDCATYIDFRELIKRDDIDAVVIASPDHWHAIQTVWSCRSGKDVYCEKPLSLTIGEARAMVDAARRYGRVVQTGSQSRSYESIRYACQALQDGIIGNIREVHVSCGGPSVPCNLPAEETPDHIDWDLWLGPAPWRPYHSLLVDKMFRPYRDYSGGGMTDWGCHHFDIAKWATGLDETGPVEVLPPDGKEVKWLTYRFANGVIMTHESPMSRQGVYFVGEEGNAWGHGMSNRWRIEPRGRWKLPPGPKDPMQGAKAHSDNFLECVLSRKKPHADVEIGARTVSLCHLGNLAYWLNRPLQWDPVAERFVNDAVADRWLNRAYREPWVL from the coding sequence ATGTCGCTACACCGACTGAGCCGCAGACAGTTTCTTACTACCAGTGCATCCGCCACTGTGACAGCCCCGATGATCATCTCGGCCACCGCACTGGGATTAGGTCGGCCATCGCCGAGCAATCGCGTCACTGTCGGATTTATTGGTGTTGGCTTCAAGGGCTTACAGGGGTGTTTTGGCTCGCTTGTACAATCATTCATGGCAAATCCCGTCTGCCAAGCGGTTGCCGTGTGTGACATTAACCGAAACTACCTCGACAATGCCAAAGCGACTATCGACACCTTCTACGGCAACCAGGACTGCGCGACTTACATCGATTTCAGAGAACTCATTAAGAGGGATGATATTGACGCCGTGGTGATTGCAAGTCCAGATCATTGGCACGCCATCCAGACCGTATGGTCGTGCCGAAGCGGGAAGGATGTCTACTGCGAGAAACCACTTTCGCTCACGATTGGTGAGGCTCGGGCGATGGTCGATGCAGCCCGGCGTTACGGCCGGGTCGTGCAGACCGGGAGCCAGAGTCGCTCCTACGAGAGCATTCGATACGCCTGCCAAGCACTTCAAGATGGCATCATCGGTAATATTCGCGAGGTGCATGTCAGTTGTGGGGGCCCGAGCGTTCCATGCAACCTGCCAGCGGAAGAAACCCCCGATCATATCGATTGGGATTTGTGGCTAGGGCCCGCGCCCTGGCGTCCCTACCATTCTTTGCTGGTCGACAAGATGTTTCGCCCGTACCGCGACTACTCTGGCGGCGGCATGACCGACTGGGGCTGCCATCACTTCGACATCGCAAAATGGGCGACGGGGCTAGATGAAACAGGGCCAGTCGAGGTGTTGCCTCCTGACGGAAAAGAGGTGAAGTGGCTCACGTATCGTTTCGCTAACGGCGTGATCATGACCCACGAGTCGCCAATGAGCCGTCAGGGGGTGTACTTCGTAGGTGAGGAAGGTAACGCATGGGGCCACGGCATGTCCAATCGATGGAGGATTGAACCACGCGGTCGATGGAAGTTACCTCCAGGTCCCAAGGATCCGATGCAGGGAGCCAAGGCCCACAGCGACAACTTCCTGGAGTGTGTGCTCAGCCGCAAGAAACCACACGCTGATGTCGAAATTGGCGCCCGCACCGTGTCGCTTTGTCATCTTGGCAACCTTGCTTACTGGCTGAATCGTCCACTTCAGTGGGATCCAGTCGCCGAGCGCTTCGTCAACGACGCAGTGGCAGACCGATGGCTAAATCGA